Proteins from a genomic interval of Desulfovibrio piger:
- a CDS encoding DUF116 domain-containing protein produces the protein MLRKSPYSLPASQYGGGRKRIFIGLMLASCCVACLALAFFLILPWSDYGQTLTWLPLLCMLVGGAGILALIWMCGTLVWHVYTGRYLPGVSSVRHVTIRLFFPLMELLAKVVRMERKRVRHSFIKVNNELVLADRPRVRPERLLLLLPHCIQRSACPHRLNHNVDLCRRCGQCPVGGLLQLRDRYGFHLALATGGTIARRIVVQTRPRMIIAVACERDLTSGIQDSYPLPVFGILNQRPCGPCLDTLVSLAAVEGAVRLFLGLEDSAETGDNAKNNHFISK, from the coding sequence ATGCTACGAAAGTCTCCCTATTCCCTGCCCGCCAGTCAGTACGGCGGCGGGCGCAAGCGCATCTTCATCGGCCTGATGCTGGCCTCCTGCTGCGTGGCCTGTCTGGCTCTGGCCTTCTTCCTCATCCTGCCCTGGTCGGACTATGGCCAGACCCTCACCTGGCTGCCGCTGCTGTGCATGCTGGTGGGCGGGGCAGGCATCCTGGCCCTGATCTGGATGTGCGGCACGCTGGTCTGGCATGTCTACACGGGGCGCTATCTCCCCGGGGTGAGCAGCGTGCGCCATGTGACCATCCGCCTGTTCTTCCCGCTCATGGAGCTGCTGGCCAAGGTGGTGCGCATGGAGCGCAAGCGGGTGCGGCATTCCTTCATCAAGGTCAACAACGAACTGGTGCTGGCCGACCGCCCGCGCGTGCGGCCGGAGCGGCTGCTCCTGCTGCTGCCGCACTGCATCCAGCGCAGCGCCTGCCCGCACCGTCTCAACCATAATGTGGACCTATGCCGCCGTTGCGGACAATGCCCCGTGGGCGGCCTGCTGCAGCTGCGGGACCGTTACGGTTTCCATCTGGCGCTGGCCACCGGCGGGACCATCGCCCGGCGCATCGTGGTCCAGACGCGGCCCCGCATGATCATCGCCGTGGCCTGCGAACGGGACCTCACCTCCGGCATCCAGGACAGCTACCCCTTGCCGGTCTTCGGCATCCTCAACCAGCGCCCCTGCGGCCCCTGTCTGGACACGCTGGTGTCCCTTGCGGCCGTGGAGGGGGCCGTGCGCCTGTTCCTCGGGCTTGAGGACAGCGCGGAGACCGGAGATAACGCTAAAAATAATCATTTTATTTCAAAGTGA
- a CDS encoding transcription antitermination factor NusB has product MIGTKRKAGRDTAGQAFAAEGNGHFTESRRLRQLPPAAPALALRALCLLDSAFSAGCTIQAALQQVLEDTARRQEGGLAERDRHLAAELAYGTLRMENRLAFVLGKVLRQPLKLPLPLRRLLAVAAYGLLFLDRLPAHAVLHTAVDLARQLYGPGLAKVVNGSLRSVQRLGDSVRTPDFYAGPADEETFFAEDAAAARKLRSLALPEAELRLARFHAVPRWLVALWQQAYGDEACRALLARSGARPWQALRVNASRPQAATLKQALLACVPADGPAPQAVGRWGVAFAPGQTPAAVQGEALARLLEQGALSQQAAASQEVMAALGLEDWLGRGWPVWDACAGYGGKSVQLLEQGGDVRLCTDRSFSRLRQVPGHCRRLGLALPHLALADASRPPVVRWQGGIIADVPCSGLGVLARRPDLRRRPRTALAEHADLQRAILKALAARLEPGAELAYITCTLHPLENEQAVDWLLAEDSGLERLVQWQTPHDHPWLEGMFAARLRRRG; this is encoded by the coding sequence ATGATAGGAACAAAAAGGAAAGCAGGCCGGGATACGGCCGGTCAGGCCTTTGCCGCTGAAGGCAACGGCCATTTTACGGAAAGCCGCCGTCTGCGGCAGCTCCCGCCCGCGGCCCCGGCCCTGGCCCTGCGGGCCCTGTGTCTGCTGGACAGCGCCTTCAGTGCGGGCTGCACCATCCAGGCGGCCCTGCAGCAGGTGCTGGAAGACACGGCCCGGCGGCAGGAAGGCGGTCTGGCCGAGCGTGACCGGCATCTGGCGGCGGAGCTGGCTTACGGTACCCTGCGCATGGAGAACCGTCTGGCCTTCGTGCTGGGCAAGGTGCTGCGGCAGCCGCTCAAGCTGCCCCTGCCGTTGCGGCGGTTGCTGGCCGTGGCGGCCTACGGCCTGCTGTTCCTGGATCGTCTGCCTGCCCATGCCGTCCTGCATACGGCCGTGGATCTGGCCCGGCAGCTCTACGGGCCGGGGCTGGCCAAGGTGGTCAACGGCAGCCTGCGTTCCGTGCAGCGCTTGGGCGATTCCGTCCGGACGCCGGATTTCTATGCCGGACCTGCGGATGAAGAAACGTTTTTTGCCGAGGATGCGGCCGCGGCCCGCAAGTTGCGCAGCCTTGCCCTGCCGGAAGCAGAACTGCGGCTGGCCCGCTTCCATGCCGTGCCGCGCTGGCTGGTGGCCCTGTGGCAACAGGCCTACGGTGACGAGGCTTGCCGGGCCCTGCTGGCCCGTTCCGGGGCGCGCCCCTGGCAGGCGCTGCGCGTCAATGCCTCGCGTCCCCAGGCTGCGACCCTGAAACAGGCCTTGCTGGCCTGTGTCCCGGCGGACGGTCCCGCGCCGCAGGCCGTGGGGCGCTGGGGCGTGGCCTTCGCGCCCGGGCAGACGCCTGCCGCCGTGCAGGGCGAGGCGCTTGCCCGTCTGCTGGAGCAGGGGGCCCTTTCGCAGCAGGCGGCGGCCTCGCAGGAAGTGATGGCCGCGCTGGGGCTGGAAGACTGGCTGGGCCGTGGCTGGCCCGTATGGGATGCCTGTGCCGGTTACGGCGGCAAGAGCGTGCAATTGCTGGAGCAGGGCGGTGACGTGCGCCTGTGCACGGACCGCAGCTTCTCCCGTCTGCGGCAGGTGCCGGGGCATTGCCGCCGTCTGGGCCTTGCGTTGCCGCATCTGGCCCTGGCCGATGCTTCCCGGCCGCCCGTCGTCCGCTGGCAGGGCGGCATCATCGCCGATGTGCCGTGCAGCGGCCTGGGCGTGCTGGCCCGCCGTCCCGATCTGCGGCGTCGTCCCCGGACGGCCCTTGCCGAGCACGCCGACCTGCAACGGGCCATCCTCAAGGCTCTGGCCGCACGTCTGGAGCCCGGCGCCGAGCTGGCCTACATCACCTGTACCCTGCATCCGCTGGAGAACGAGCAGGCCGTGGACTGGCTGCTGGCGGAAGACAGCGGCCTGGAGCGCCTTGTGCAATGGCAGACGCCCCACGATCACCCCTGGCTGGAAGGCATGTTCGCCGCCCGCCTGCGGCGGCGTGGGTAG
- a CDS encoding ParA family protein — protein sequence MARIISIANQKGGVGKTTTAINLSAALAVMEKRVLLVDCDPQANSTSGIGIAQEDLHHDLYSTFYTPENIHESISSTRTPFLDVLPASTNLVAVELELVDKMAREFYLRDCLEPLGTEYDYIIIDCPPSLGLLTLNSLCASQELLIPLQCEFFALEGIVKLLQTFELVKKRLNPKLNLLGVVLTMYDARNRLTREVRDEVQRCFPDHLFETVIPRNVRLSEAPSHGKSIIHYDIKSKGADAYLNLAKEVALRDPARMPQPR from the coding sequence ATGGCGCGCATCATTTCCATAGCCAACCAAAAAGGCGGCGTCGGCAAGACGACCACCGCCATCAACCTTTCCGCCGCACTGGCCGTCATGGAAAAGCGCGTGCTGCTGGTGGACTGTGACCCCCAGGCCAACAGCACCAGCGGTATCGGTATCGCCCAGGAAGACCTGCATCACGACCTCTACTCCACCTTCTATACGCCGGAGAACATCCACGAGAGCATCAGCAGCACCCGCACGCCCTTCCTCGACGTGCTGCCCGCCAGCACCAACCTGGTGGCCGTGGAACTGGAACTGGTGGATAAGATGGCCCGCGAGTTCTACCTGCGCGACTGCCTCGAACCGCTGGGCACGGAGTACGATTACATCATCATCGACTGCCCGCCGTCCCTGGGCCTGCTGACCCTCAACTCCCTCTGCGCCTCGCAGGAACTGCTCATCCCCCTGCAGTGCGAGTTTTTCGCCCTGGAAGGTATCGTCAAACTGCTGCAGACCTTCGAACTGGTCAAAAAACGCCTCAATCCCAAACTGAACCTGCTGGGCGTGGTGCTGACCATGTACGATGCCCGCAACCGCCTGACCCGCGAAGTGCGCGACGAAGTGCAGCGCTGCTTCCCCGACCACCTCTTCGAGACGGTCATCCCGCGCAACGTGCGCCTTTCCGAAGCCCCCAGCCACGGCAAGTCCATCATCCACTACGACATCAAGTCCAAGGGCGCCGACGCCTACCTCAACCTTGCCAAGGAAGTGGCCCTGCGCGATCCCGCCCGCATGCCGCAGCCGCGCTAA
- a CDS encoding DsbA family protein: MKKLFRPLVLGGILLLAVGLAPVMDTTPARAATVTDANLKQMLEDLLREHPEIVLDVLRSHSEDVLDIAQAGANARRKAALEAQWHKEVKNTPQKQISLSGRPVKGNAAAPVRIVAFSDFTCHYCQQATHVLDEIMKKYGKNVSLVYKHMPLDEQGPGMLAARYFVAVAAQSESKAWKFYDAMYADRDRLLLEGQKFVDDVCDKLGLDKDRLKKDAASDKTARIIAQDLDDAKKLKIDGTPCFLVNGLMVRGALSEPLFEAAVDIALEAAR; the protein is encoded by the coding sequence ATGAAGAAACTGTTCCGTCCTCTGGTGCTGGGCGGTATCCTTTTGCTGGCGGTGGGCCTGGCCCCCGTCATGGATACGACTCCCGCCCGTGCCGCCACCGTCACCGACGCCAACCTGAAGCAGATGCTGGAGGATCTGCTGCGCGAACATCCCGAGATCGTCCTGGACGTGCTGCGCTCCCACAGCGAAGACGTGCTGGACATCGCCCAGGCGGGCGCCAATGCGCGCCGCAAGGCCGCCCTGGAAGCCCAGTGGCACAAGGAAGTGAAGAACACTCCCCAAAAGCAGATCTCGCTGTCGGGCCGCCCGGTCAAGGGCAATGCGGCGGCGCCGGTGCGCATCGTGGCCTTTTCGGACTTCACCTGCCACTATTGCCAGCAGGCCACCCATGTGCTGGACGAGATCATGAAGAAATACGGCAAGAACGTCAGCCTGGTCTACAAGCACATGCCGCTGGACGAGCAGGGCCCCGGCATGCTGGCCGCCCGCTACTTCGTGGCCGTGGCCGCGCAGAGCGAGAGCAAGGCCTGGAAGTTCTATGACGCCATGTACGCCGACCGCGACCGCCTGCTGCTGGAAGGCCAGAAGTTCGTGGACGATGTCTGCGACAAGCTGGGCCTGGACAAGGACCGCCTGAAAAAGGACGCCGCCAGCGACAAGACGGCCCGGATCATCGCCCAGGATCTGGACGATGCCAAAAAGCTGAAGATCGACGGCACGCCCTGCTTCCTGGTCAATGGCCTGATGGTGCGGGGCGCACTGTCCGAACCCCTGTTCGAAGCGGCCGTGGACATCGCTCTGGAAGCGGCACGCTAA
- a CDS encoding ParB/RepB/Spo0J family partition protein encodes MSSKGLGRGLDALLRRTDMGAARQEKNDSPEKETGTEHSPTLLPLSHLHANPSQPRQTFDAESLAELAASIREQGIIQPLLVRPLADRPGHYQIVAGERRWRAARQAGLGQVPVHVREMSDAEVMAAALIENLQREDLNPMEEAQALQQLRETLKLTQEALAARLGKSRPAIANALRLLQLSPAAQDDLHHGRLSAGHARCLLALGNDERALAAAEVLRSHIISESLSVRQAEEAVALWREEQRLPWTAASEAAPQRPAPCKRKKLPQIAALQKSLCAALPCKARVSGDMESGRITLRYTSPQELEALLNRLHCHIPEDEPAGEAIAAPVDAKTPRQ; translated from the coding sequence ATGAGTAGCAAAGGTCTCGGCCGCGGCCTGGACGCCCTGTTGCGCCGTACGGATATGGGCGCCGCCCGGCAGGAAAAGAACGATTCGCCGGAAAAAGAGACGGGCACGGAACACAGCCCCACCCTGCTGCCCCTGTCCCATCTGCATGCCAATCCCAGCCAGCCCCGCCAGACCTTCGACGCCGAATCCCTGGCCGAACTGGCGGCCTCCATCCGCGAACAGGGCATCATCCAGCCCCTGCTGGTGCGCCCCCTGGCCGACAGGCCCGGCCACTACCAGATCGTGGCCGGAGAACGCCGCTGGCGGGCCGCCCGTCAGGCGGGCCTCGGGCAGGTGCCCGTGCACGTGCGCGAGATGAGCGATGCCGAAGTCATGGCCGCCGCCCTTATCGAGAACCTGCAGCGCGAAGACCTCAATCCCATGGAAGAGGCCCAGGCACTGCAGCAGCTGCGCGAGACCCTCAAGCTGACGCAGGAGGCCCTGGCCGCCCGCCTGGGCAAGAGCCGCCCGGCCATCGCCAATGCCCTGCGCCTGCTCCAGCTTTCGCCCGCCGCGCAGGACGATCTCCATCACGGCCGCCTCAGCGCCGGTCATGCCCGCTGCCTGCTGGCCCTGGGCAATGACGAGCGCGCCCTGGCCGCCGCCGAAGTGCTGCGCAGCCATATCATCAGCGAGTCCCTGAGCGTGCGCCAGGCCGAAGAGGCCGTGGCCCTCTGGCGCGAGGAACAGCGCCTGCCCTGGACCGCCGCCAGCGAAGCCGCCCCGCAGCGGCCCGCCCCCTGCAAGCGCAAAAAGCTGCCCCAGATCGCCGCCCTGCAAAAAAGCCTCTGCGCCGCCCTGCCCTGCAAGGCCCGCGTCAGCGGCGATATGGAAAGCGGCCGCATCACCCTGCGCTACACCAGCCCCCAGGAGCTGGAAGCCCTGCTGAACCGCCTGCACTGCCACATCCCTGAAGACGAGCCCGCCGGGGAAGCCATCGCGGCCCCGGTGGATGCCAAGACCCCCCGACAGTAG
- a CDS encoding response regulator, translated as MADTRILLVDDEKEVTALLAKRLVRRGYQCDTAADGLQAVEAMREQPFPIVVMDVKMPNMDGIAALKIIVEQWPTAQVILLSGHADMQLAVQAMSEGAFGYLMKPVDFDELLFKIEDAAMQSRLEGPESDMAR; from the coding sequence ATGGCTGATACGCGCATTCTTCTGGTGGATGACGAAAAGGAAGTGACGGCCCTGCTGGCCAAGCGTCTTGTACGGCGCGGCTACCAGTGTGACACGGCGGCGGACGGCCTGCAGGCCGTGGAAGCCATGCGCGAACAGCCTTTTCCCATCGTCGTCATGGATGTGAAGATGCCCAATATGGACGGCATCGCCGCCCTCAAGATCATCGTGGAGCAGTGGCCCACCGCCCAGGTGATCCTGCTTTCCGGCCATGCGGACATGCAGCTTGCCGTGCAGGCCATGAGCGAAGGCGCTTTCGGCTACCTGATGAAACCTGTCGATTTTGATGAACTCCTGTTCAAAATCGAAGATGCCGCCATGCAGAGCCGGCTTGAAGGGCCGGAAAGCGACATGGCGCGATAG